The Spirochaetaceae bacterium genome has a segment encoding these proteins:
- a CDS encoding CvpA family protein: protein MAAIDVVCGVILLAAGIRAAVRGFVAEVFSVGAVAAGLAAAFIGHPLAARQLAEWWGDGWWNVVVASLVLFVAGYLLVKLVEALFESLFNSMRLRGLDRILGLAVGAAEGLIVVYLLLFVLHVQTLVDVESWFADSLVQELLLPRLLDIMPFPALPSAREAPFI, encoded by the coding sequence ATGGCGGCCATCGACGTGGTCTGCGGCGTCATCCTGCTGGCGGCGGGAATACGGGCGGCGGTGCGCGGTTTCGTGGCGGAAGTGTTCTCCGTCGGCGCGGTGGCGGCGGGACTTGCCGCCGCCTTCATCGGCCACCCGCTGGCCGCACGCCAACTTGCCGAGTGGTGGGGCGACGGCTGGTGGAACGTTGTGGTCGCCTCCCTGGTGCTGTTCGTAGCCGGCTACCTGCTGGTCAAGCTGGTGGAGGCGTTGTTCGAGAGTTTGTTCAACTCGATGCGCCTGAGGGGGCTCGATCGCATCCTCGGGCTGGCGGTGGGGGCCGCCGAGGGGCTGATCGTGGTCTACCTCCTGCTGTTCGTCCTGCACGTGCAGACCCTGGTCGATGTCGAGTCGTGGTTTGCCGACTCGTTGGTGCAGGAACTGCTGTTGCCGCGGTTGCTCGACATCA